The DNA sequence tcggactcagcttgtcattacaggcaatctcaacgctgtgcgttacagggaagacatcctcctccctcgtggtatccttcctgcaggctcatcctgacatgaccctccagcatgacattgCCATACTGCTCATTTTGTgcctgatttcctgcaagacaggaatgtcagtgttctgccaatcgaagagcccggatctcaatcccattgagcacgcctgggacctgttggatcggagggtgagggctagggccatttccaTAAAAAATTCTGGAAACTTGCAGGtgctttggtggaagagtggggtaacacaTCTCACTGCAAGAACAGgcacatctggtgcagtccatgaggtggagatgcactgcagtacttaatgcagctggtggccacaccagatactgactgttacttttttcTGTTAATCACATGTCTGTTGAacttgtctcagttgttgaatcgtgttatgttcatacaaatatttatacatgttaagtttgctgaaaataaacgcagttgacagtgaaaggatgtttcttttaaaaaaaaatttgcTGAGGAGTTTATGTAGCCTTTAGTTGGTATTATGCCATTGTAATGAAATTCTCAATAGCGTGGGTTTGATGGGAGCTTGGAGCCCTTAGCTCTCACAGCATAGGACTGTCTGTCTGCCGAAATGAATGGTAGACATTATGCTTGTACTAAATTATGTTGTGTTACTGACATACTTCAAATGCTAATAGCTTATGTATTTAGTACAATAGTTACTGCCTCAATACTGTCGTAATTGTTAAGCGATAATTTGTCTTGTGCTCACAAGCACTATTCTCCGAAATAGCTTTGAGCTTGCTGAATGGCTGTCTCAGAGAATAAGGGATGATATACTGTAGGAAATCTGGTGTCTGGTCTCTCTGATAACTACACCGTATCATGACATAAacagccccccaaaaaaacacaGCTGTGTAGCATCTGACAGCTTGAAGCCTGCCTTCACCGGATTACAAAAACATCTCAAATCCACACCAACTGTGTGTTTGCCACGGAAAACATGATGTACATAATCGTCACGCGTAAAAGGAAGAGCTGTTGGTAACACTGCTTCAAGCTAACCGgtataattgtattttttttattacttGTTAAAAGCACGCATGAGCTTTCTTATTACAAGGGTTACAATATGTTATGGCTTTTTATGAAGTATATTTTCAACTTGCTCACAATTGCTGTTATTTGGCCATTGAGATAATATTAAGACTTTTTATAAGGGGTCATACGTGCTTATGACAAGTCTTACAATGAATTATAAccgcatcataatgcattatacctgTCAAGTCTAAAGTGTTACCGAGCTGTTCAGTTCAGGAGGGTGCCGTACAGCTGGGCCTTGGTAAGACTGTCCTTCCTGTTAAGTCCTGTTCCTGTGCTTCCAAATTTTTGGTGGTGTTGAGAACTCTTCCTGGGAACAGCTAGGCTCAGGCTgggcctcactctctccctctggtaGTGTTGCTGCTGCAGACCGGGGGCTTCCAGGGAGCTTTGGTGGTCTAAGGACTTGGCCAAGCTGTTGGGGCTCGCATCCACATGTTCCTTGTTCATGGTCCCCCGTGCCGCTCCAGCCGCCCCGCTCTCCTTGTCCTTCAAGCTTCCTGAGAGGAACTGGCTGCACTCTGAGTCCTGGCTGTCCTCCTTGGTTCTGTAAAGGGGCTGGGGCCTGCCCCGCAGGCCCATGCTGGGGTGTTTAGGACTGGGTGAGAGTCCGCCACCACCGACGGCAGCGGCCAAGCACTGGTCCAGCACATGGCTGTGGAGAGAGACGTTCGCGTCCCCCTCCTGGAAGGTGAAGTGCTGCTCGGAAAAGCTGTAGGGAGACATGCGGCCCGGATTGCAGTTGTAGGAGTACGAGTTGATGTCCTCTACACTCAGCTGCCTCCAGCTTCCAGACAGTTCTTCGGTGGGGACACCTATGCTGGCCTGGCTGTCCGAGCGCTCCACCGCCCGGGGTCCTCCTCCACCCTGGGCTGAGCCCTGGCTGTGCAACGATGCTAGGTGGGGCGAGTTGTACGGCTCACTGTAGCCGCAGGACGGCGTGTGCACGTACGCTGGCGAAATGCCGCCACCGCCTTTCGCCGGGTTGGGGGAAGGGAGCATCGCCATGTGTTGGAAGCTGTGGGACTTGGGGAAGAGGCTGAGGCTGGGAGGGCTGTCCTTCTCATAAGAAGAGGTGCTCTTGTGTTCACCGTACTCCACATCCCGCCAGTCCATGTAGAGCGCCTGGTGGGAGGAGGACATGGCGCTGCTGGTGCCGCCGCCGCAGccttcccctcccttctcctcggAAGCCTGGCTGAAGCTGGAGTAGGAGCTAGAGAGCGGCAAGGAGCCCACAGTAAACTCTCCGTGGAAGGAGGGGGTCCTGTGTTGGGAGAAGTTACCTGAATGGATGGGCACCTCCTGAGGGTTGGAGTTCTGGGCCTGGGGGAAGAGATCCTTGGGGAGGCCGTGGACCTCTACGCTCTGCCTGTGCTCCTGCCAGCGCCCAGGGCAGTAGAGGGCCGTGTCACTACAGTACAGATCGGCAGTCCGGAAGGCGGTACGGCGCTGAAAGATTTCACCGACCACGCTATTGGTCACAAAGTCATAGTCATGGCCCTCGTCCACCAATGGCTGGGGGCTGGTTGAGTGGGTGACTGGGCAGCTGCTGCCCGGCTCGGGCTTCT is a window from the Oncorhynchus keta strain PuntledgeMale-10-30-2019 chromosome 35, Oket_V2, whole genome shotgun sequence genome containing:
- the LOC118368549 gene encoding brain-enriched guanylate kinase-associated protein-like isoform X2; its protein translation is MVESEFDSTRQYLETELRRAQEELEKFTDKLRRIQSSYAAQQRINQDLEDKVHRTSQHHEDEKRALSREIIVLNNHLLEAKITIEKLRGDNDLYRKDCNLAAQLLQCSKSHHRAHKLSELPIDFQERVSSHIEKHGCDVTMALCHSSYSDAVPTAVIAKVLEKPEPGSSCPVTHSTSPQPLVDEGHDYDFVTNSVVGEIFQRRTAFRTADLYCSDTALYCPGRWQEHRQSVEVHGLPKDLFPQAQNSNPQEVPIHSGNFSQHRTPSFHGEFTVGSLPLSSSYSSFSQASEEKGGEGCGGGTSSAMSSSHQALYMDWRDVEYGEHKSTSSYEKDSPPSLSLFPKSHSFQHMAMLPSPNPAKGGGGISPAYVHTPSCGYSEPYNSPHLASLHSQGSAQGGGGPRAVERSDSQASIGVPTEELSGSWRQLSVEDINSYSYNCNPGRMSPYSFSEQHFTFQEGDANVSLHSHVLDQCLAAAVGGGGLSPSPKHPSMGLRGRPQPLYRTKEDSQDSECSQFLSGSLKDKESGAAGAARGTMNKEHVDASPNSLAKSLDHQSSLEAPGLQQQHYQRERVRPSLSLAVPRKSSQHHQKFGSTGTGLNRKDSLTKAQLYGTLLN
- the LOC118368549 gene encoding brain-enriched guanylate kinase-associated protein-like isoform X1 → MKKIYIGKTALKAQRNGCKHQKRSSLHDHKDDFHKRLSYTTHKLEMVESEFDSTRQYLETELRRAQEELEKFTDKLRRIQSSYAAQQRINQDLEDKVHRTSQHHEDEKRALSREIIVLNNHLLEAKITIEKLRGDNDLYRKDCNLAAQLLQCSKSHHRAHKLSELPIDFQERVSSHIEKHGCDVTMALCHSSYSDAVPTAVIAKVLEKPEPGSSCPVTHSTSPQPLVDEGHDYDFVTNSVVGEIFQRRTAFRTADLYCSDTALYCPGRWQEHRQSVEVHGLPKDLFPQAQNSNPQEVPIHSGNFSQHRTPSFHGEFTVGSLPLSSSYSSFSQASEEKGGEGCGGGTSSAMSSSHQALYMDWRDVEYGEHKSTSSYEKDSPPSLSLFPKSHSFQHMAMLPSPNPAKGGGGISPAYVHTPSCGYSEPYNSPHLASLHSQGSAQGGGGPRAVERSDSQASIGVPTEELSGSWRQLSVEDINSYSYNCNPGRMSPYSFSEQHFTFQEGDANVSLHSHVLDQCLAAAVGGGGLSPSPKHPSMGLRGRPQPLYRTKEDSQDSECSQFLSGSLKDKESGAAGAARGTMNKEHVDASPNSLAKSLDHQSSLEAPGLQQQHYQRERVRPSLSLAVPRKSSQHHQKFGSTGTGLNRKDSLTKAQLYGTLLN